The proteins below are encoded in one region of Rhizobium sp. 9140:
- a CDS encoding TrmH family RNA methyltransferase yields MSKDPSGDKSAKDTHYATLRRAHRDQKRERGEIPTPPEDRRGKGGKGEWQAPPLAPDQVQLYGIHTVKAALANPERKIVSLSATLNALVRLEIKNTESLPFPVEIVSPHDLDKILGPDAIHQGVMLETKPLPVRRLSALKDSPLILVLDQITDPHNVGAVLRSAVAFDAGAVITTMRHSPTESGVMAKSASGAMELIPYIQITNLAEALEELHGLGFHSIGLDSEGPAPLESTFVGDRVALVLGAEGRGLRQKTRDTVSALARLDMPGPIKSLNVSNAAAIALYAARAHLKQ; encoded by the coding sequence ATGAGCAAAGATCCTTCCGGCGACAAGAGCGCCAAAGACACCCATTACGCAACGCTGCGCCGGGCACATCGCGATCAGAAGCGCGAGCGCGGGGAAATTCCGACGCCGCCCGAAGATCGCCGCGGAAAGGGGGGCAAGGGAGAGTGGCAGGCGCCACCGCTCGCGCCCGATCAGGTCCAGCTTTACGGCATCCATACGGTCAAGGCGGCGCTGGCCAATCCCGAACGCAAGATCGTCAGCCTTTCGGCGACCCTGAACGCGCTTGTGCGCCTGGAAATCAAGAATACTGAATCTTTGCCCTTTCCGGTGGAGATCGTTTCGCCACATGATCTCGACAAGATCCTCGGTCCCGACGCGATCCACCAGGGCGTCATGCTGGAAACGAAGCCCCTGCCCGTGCGCCGGCTTTCCGCACTGAAGGACAGCCCGCTGATCCTTGTTCTCGATCAGATCACCGATCCGCACAATGTCGGCGCCGTCCTGCGCTCGGCCGTGGCGTTCGATGCCGGTGCCGTCATCACCACCATGCGCCACAGCCCGACCGAATCGGGCGTCATGGCGAAATCCGCCTCCGGCGCCATGGAACTGATCCCCTACATCCAGATCACCAATCTTGCGGAGGCGCTCGAAGAGCTGCACGGCCTCGGCTTCCACTCGATCGGTCTTGACTCGGAAGGTCCGGCACCGCTGGAAAGCACCTTCGTCGGGGATCGCGTCGCGCTTGTTCTCGGCGCTGAAGGAAGAGGGTTGCGCCAGAAGACACGCGACACGGTCTCGGCCCTCGCCCGCCTCGACATGCCCGGCCCCATCAAATCCCTCAACGTCTCCAACGCCGCCGCCATCGCCCTCTACGCCGCACGCGCCCATCTGAAACAGTAG
- the prfB gene encoding peptide chain release factor 2 (programmed frameshift), producing the protein MRNEIENIVDEIKQAVSLLRRHLDWDQAVRRLDWLNNKAEDPTLWNDAAEAQKLMRERQGLDEGINSVRAFEQQLKDCIELIELGEEEGDADIIRDAEDTLKGLRTEAARRQVEAMLSGEADSNDTYLEVHSGAGGTESQDWANMLLRMYTRWAERQGYKVELMEIHDGEEAGIKSATLLVKGHNAYGWMKTESGVHRLVRISPYDSNARRHTSFSSVWVYPVVDDSIQIDINESDCRIDTYRSSGAGGQHVNTTDSAVRITHMPSGIVVQCQQERSQHKNKAKAWDMLRARLYESELKKREEAANAEAASKTEIGWGHQIRSYVLQPYQLVKDLRTGVESTAPSDVLDGELNDFMEAALAHRVNGGADAAVDDLN; encoded by the exons ATGCGCAACGAAATCGAGAATATCGTCGACGAGATCAAGCAGGCCGTAAGCCTGCTGAGGAGGCATCTT GACTGGGATCAGGCGGTAAGACGACTGGACTGGTTGAACAACAAGGCGGAAGATCCGACCCTGTGGAACGATGCCGCGGAAGCACAGAAGCTGATGCGCGAGCGCCAGGGGCTGGACGAGGGCATCAATAGTGTGCGCGCCTTCGAGCAGCAACTGAAGGACTGCATCGAGCTCATCGAACTCGGCGAGGAAGAGGGTGATGCCGATATCATCCGCGATGCCGAGGACACGCTGAAGGGCCTGCGCACCGAAGCGGCCCGCCGTCAGGTGGAGGCCATGCTGTCCGGCGAGGCCGACAGCAACGACACCTATCTCGAAGTTCACTCCGGCGCCGGCGGCACCGAGAGCCAGGACTGGGCCAACATGCTTCTCCGCATGTACACGCGCTGGGCGGAACGGCAGGGTTACAAGGTTGAACTCATGGAAATCCATGACGGGGAAGAAGCGGGCATCAAGTCCGCCACGCTTCTCGTCAAGGGTCACAACGCCTATGGCTGGATGAAGACCGAGTCGGGCGTTCACCGCCTCGTACGCATCTCGCCCTATGACAGCAATGCCCGCCGTCACACGTCGTTCTCTTCCGTCTGGGTCTATCCGGTCGTGGATGATTCGATCCAGATCGATATCAACGAGAGCGACTGCCGCATCGACACCTACCGGTCGTCCGGCGCCGGTGGACAGCACGTCAACACGACCGACTCTGCCGTCCGCATCACCCACATGCCCTCGGGCATCGTGGTTCAGTGCCAGCAGGAGCGCTCGCAGCACAAGAACAAGGCCAAGGCCTGGGACATGCTGCGCGCCCGTCTGTACGAATCGGAACTGAAGAAACGTGAGGAAGCGGCCAACGCCGAGGCGGCCTCCAAGACGGAGATCGGCTGGGGCCACCAGATCCGCTCCTACGTCCTTCAGCCCTACCAGCTGGTGAAGGACCTCCGGACCGGCGTCGAAAGCACGGCTCCCTCGGATGTGCTCGATGGCGAGCTGAACGACTTCATGGAAGCAGCGCTTGCACACCGTGTGAACGGCGGTGCCGACGCTGCGGTCGACGATCTGAACTGA
- a CDS encoding SDR family oxidoreductase — protein MSDASKPTPPHPEQQQAPPGLTRLMDPLPDHGEKTYKGNHLLKGKVALITGGDSGIGRAVAIAYAREGADIVISYLNEDEDAEETAKWVREAGRKCVVVRGDIQSEDHCISLIEKTVGELGRIDILVNNAAFQRTYADISDITAEEWDTTFRTNIYASFFLSKAAAPHMKPGSAIVNTTSIQSRQPSPQLLAYASTKGAISNFTAGLAEMLAEKGIRVNAVAPGPIWTPLIPSTMPAEKAAEFGKQTLLGRAGQPGELAGAYVLLASDLGSYMTGAVIPVTGGEIMI, from the coding sequence ATGTCAGACGCAAGTAAACCGACGCCGCCCCATCCCGAACAGCAGCAGGCCCCTCCCGGGCTGACACGACTGATGGATCCTTTGCCGGATCACGGGGAGAAGACCTACAAGGGAAATCATCTCCTCAAAGGCAAGGTTGCCCTGATCACCGGCGGCGATTCGGGCATTGGGCGGGCCGTGGCCATCGCCTATGCCCGGGAAGGCGCCGATATCGTCATTTCGTATCTGAACGAGGATGAGGATGCGGAGGAAACAGCAAAGTGGGTTCGTGAAGCCGGCCGCAAATGTGTCGTCGTGCGCGGCGATATCCAGTCAGAAGATCACTGCATCTCGCTGATCGAGAAAACCGTTGGAGAACTTGGTCGCATCGATATCCTTGTGAACAACGCCGCCTTCCAGCGAACCTATGCGGACATTTCCGACATTACCGCGGAAGAATGGGACACTACCTTCCGGACCAATATCTACGCGTCGTTCTTCCTTTCGAAGGCCGCCGCACCGCACATGAAACCGGGCAGCGCAATCGTCAATACGACGTCGATTCAGTCAAGGCAGCCCTCGCCGCAGCTTTTGGCCTATGCATCCACAAAGGGCGCGATCTCCAACTTCACGGCGGGTCTCGCCGAGATGCTGGCCGAGAAGGGCATTCGCGTGAACGCCGTTGCGCCCGGACCGATCTGGACGCCCCTCATTCCCTCGACCATGCCGGCGGAGAAGGCCGCAGAGTTCGGCAAGCAGACATTGCTCGGCCGCGCCGGACAGCCGGGCGAACTTGCGGGCGCCTATGTGTTGCTCGCATCTGATCTCGGCAGCTACATGACCGGTGCCGTGATCCCAGTCACCGGCGGCGAGATCATGATATAG
- a CDS encoding DUF378 domain-containing protein, with product MRALNLITLILVIVGGVNWLLVGIASFDLVAAIFGGQDAALSRIVYVLVGLSALWQIMPLSKAFSIGEPAAEAGHYTRT from the coding sequence ATGCGTGCACTCAATCTCATTACCCTCATCCTGGTCATCGTCGGTGGCGTAAACTGGTTGCTGGTCGGTATCGCCAGCTTCGATCTTGTCGCCGCGATCTTCGGCGGTCAGGATGCCGCCCTCTCCCGGATCGTCTATGTGCTGGTCGGTCTGTCCGCCCTTTGGCAGATCATGCCGCTCTCCAAGGCCTTCTCGATCGGCGAACCCGCCGCCGAAGCCGGCCACTACACCCGCACCTGA
- a CDS encoding penicillin-binding protein 1A — MIRLIGYFFGAGAFLVLIAAAAAALYLGNLNKDLPDYEVLASYAPPVTTRVHAGNGELMAEYARERRLYLPIQAIPDRVKAAFISAEDKNFYQHPGVDLMGLGRAILVNVQNMGSGRRPVGASTITQQVAKNFLLSADQTIDRKIKEAILSFRIEQAYSKDRILELYLNEIFFGLNSYGIAGAALTYFDKSVTELTIAETAYLAALPKGPSNYHPFRHEAAALERRNWVIDRMVENGYVTRADGDEAKTQPLGVSVRRGGSHLFASDYFAEEVRRQIIQRYGDNALYEGGLSVRTSLDPKIQVEARKALQDGLVNYDERRGFHGPLKSIEIGGDWGVALGKLDALSDVPEWKLAVVLAVDEKGAEIGIQPSKDGAGKVGPDRVTGQISAKNMQWAYRSSEGNRRTARSPEGVVGPGDVVYVEALETDGDYRLRQPPKVQGGLVAMDPQTGRVLAMVGGFSYGQSEFNRATQAMRQPGSSFKPFVYAAALDTGYTPASVILDAPFELAQNGQVWRPENYGGGSAGPSTLRLGIEKSRNLMTVRLANDLGMPIVAEYAERFGIYDKMLPVLAMSLGSGETTVMRMVSAYSVLANGGKQIKPSLIDRIQDRYGKTIFRHEERTCETCNAPDWQEQDEPTLTDNREQVLDPMTAYQITSMMEGVVQRGTAAGKVTLDRPVAGKTGTTNDEKDAWFVGYTPDLVAGLYLGFDNPAPLGRGGTGGSLAAPVFNEFMQAALAGTRPTKFIPPEGMSLVPVNRKTGMAAAEGDPDTIIEAFKPGTGPAATFSVIGGADAYVPPEEILRTSPQANQAVTSGSNGLF, encoded by the coding sequence ATGATCAGACTGATTGGATACTTCTTCGGCGCCGGCGCCTTTCTCGTCCTCATCGCAGCGGCGGCAGCGGCCCTCTATCTCGGCAACCTCAACAAGGACCTGCCGGACTACGAGGTGCTGGCCAGCTATGCGCCCCCGGTTACCACACGCGTCCACGCCGGCAATGGCGAACTCATGGCCGAATATGCCCGCGAGCGCCGCCTTTACCTGCCGATCCAGGCCATCCCCGACCGCGTGAAAGCGGCCTTTATCTCGGCGGAAGACAAGAACTTCTACCAGCATCCCGGCGTGGATCTCATGGGTCTCGGCCGTGCGATCCTTGTCAACGTCCAGAACATGGGCTCCGGCCGCCGTCCCGTGGGCGCCTCGACCATCACGCAGCAGGTCGCCAAGAACTTTCTTCTTTCCGCCGACCAGACCATCGACCGCAAGATCAAGGAAGCCATCCTCTCCTTCCGCATCGAACAGGCCTATTCGAAGGACCGCATTCTCGAGCTTTACCTCAACGAGATCTTCTTCGGCCTGAACTCCTATGGCATCGCCGGCGCGGCTCTGACCTATTTCGACAAGTCGGTGACCGAACTGACCATCGCCGAAACAGCCTATCTCGCGGCCCTGCCGAAAGGCCCATCGAATTACCATCCCTTCCGTCACGAGGCCGCAGCGCTGGAGCGCCGCAACTGGGTCATCGACCGCATGGTCGAGAACGGTTACGTGACGCGGGCGGACGGAGACGAGGCAAAGACCCAGCCGCTCGGCGTTTCCGTGCGCCGTGGTGGCTCGCATCTCTTTGCGTCCGACTATTTCGCCGAGGAAGTCCGCCGTCAGATCATCCAGCGCTATGGCGACAATGCGCTGTATGAAGGCGGTCTCTCGGTTCGCACATCGCTCGATCCGAAGATCCAGGTGGAGGCCCGCAAGGCTCTGCAGGATGGTCTCGTCAACTATGACGAGCGCCGTGGTTTCCACGGTCCGCTGAAAAGCATCGAGATCGGTGGCGATTGGGGCGTTGCCCTCGGAAAGCTAGACGCGCTCTCCGACGTTCCCGAGTGGAAGCTCGCCGTCGTGCTTGCGGTCGATGAAAAGGGTGCCGAGATCGGCATTCAGCCGTCCAAGGACGGCGCCGGTAAGGTCGGCCCCGACCGCGTCACCGGCCAGATCTCGGCAAAGAACATGCAGTGGGCCTATCGCTCGTCCGAGGGCAATCGCCGCACGGCGCGCTCGCCGGAAGGCGTGGTCGGCCCGGGCGACGTCGTCTATGTCGAGGCGCTGGAGACGGATGGCGACTATCGCCTGCGTCAGCCACCGAAGGTTCAGGGCGGCCTCGTCGCCATGGACCCGCAGACCGGCCGCGTGCTCGCGATGGTCGGCGGCTTTTCCTATGGCCAATCCGAATTCAATCGTGCAACGCAGGCCATGCGCCAGCCGGGCTCCTCCTTCAAGCCCTTCGTCTATGCGGCCGCGCTCGACACCGGTTATACGCCGGCATCGGTCATTCTCGATGCGCCGTTCGAACTGGCTCAGAACGGCCAGGTCTGGCGTCCCGAAAACTATGGCGGAGGTTCGGCAGGCCCGTCCACCTTGCGTCTCGGCATCGAGAAGTCGCGCAACCTGATGACGGTGCGTCTTGCCAACGACCTCGGCATGCCCATCGTCGCCGAATATGCCGAGCGCTTCGGCATCTACGACAAGATGCTGCCGGTTCTCGCCATGTCGCTCGGCTCCGGTGAGACTACCGTCATGCGTATGGTCTCGGCCTATTCGGTCCTCGCCAATGGCGGAAAGCAGATCAAGCCGTCTCTCATCGACCGCATTCAGGACCGCTACGGCAAGACCATCTTCCGCCACGAAGAGCGGACCTGCGAAACCTGCAATGCACCCGACTGGCAGGAGCAGGACGAGCCGACGCTGACCGACAATCGCGAGCAGGTTCTCGACCCGATGACGGCCTACCAGATCACGTCCATGATGGAAGGCGTTGTGCAGCGGGGGACCGCGGCCGGAAAGGTCACGCTCGATCGTCCGGTGGCCGGCAAGACCGGCACGACCAACGACGAGAAGGATGCTTGGTTCGTCGGATACACGCCCGACCTTGTGGCCGGCCTCTATCTCGGCTTCGACAACCCGGCCCCGCTCGGGCGCGGCGGCACCGGGGGCAGCCTCGCGGCCCCGGTCTTTAACGAGTTCATGCAGGCAGCTCTCGCGGGAACCCGCCCCACCAAGTTCATCCCGCCCGAGGGCATGAGCCTCGTGCCCGTCAACCGGAAGACCGGCATGGCGGCAGCCGAAGGCGATCCGGATACGATCATCGAGGCGTTCAAGCCGGGCACCGGCCCCGCTGCCACCTTCTCGGTCATCGGCGGCGCCGATGCCTATGTGCCGCCGGAGGAGATCCTGCGCACCTCGCCGCAGGCCAACCAGGCCGTCACATCGGGCTCCAACGGCCTGTTCTAG
- a CDS encoding NAD kinase, whose product MLRTFETIAFAPSQTEEAQKAAAELTAIYGNADPEAADVIVALGGDGFMLQTLHKTMNTGKLVYGMNRGSVGFLMNRYSTENLRERLENAVENAFRPLEMQTRDSEGQTFSALAINEVYLFRQSYQAAKLKITVDGRVRLEELICDGILLSTPAGSTAYNLSAHGPILPLEAPLLALTPVSPFRPRRWRGALLPNKVTVEIEILETDKRPVNAVADHVEVKSIVSVRIAESEEMTARILSDPDYSWSDRILAEQFSN is encoded by the coding sequence ATGCTCCGCACCTTCGAGACGATCGCCTTTGCTCCATCCCAGACGGAAGAAGCGCAGAAGGCGGCTGCGGAACTGACGGCCATCTACGGCAATGCAGATCCTGAGGCAGCCGACGTCATCGTCGCCCTTGGTGGCGACGGGTTCATGCTGCAGACGCTTCATAAGACGATGAACACCGGCAAGCTGGTCTACGGTATGAACCGCGGCTCCGTTGGATTTCTGATGAATCGCTACAGCACCGAAAACCTGCGCGAACGGCTGGAAAATGCCGTGGAGAACGCCTTCCGGCCACTGGAGATGCAAACGCGCGACAGCGAGGGGCAAACCTTCAGTGCGCTCGCGATCAACGAAGTCTACCTCTTTCGGCAGTCCTATCAGGCTGCCAAGCTGAAGATCACGGTCGATGGCCGCGTGCGGCTGGAGGAACTGATCTGCGACGGCATCCTGCTCTCCACCCCCGCCGGATCGACCGCCTACAATCTCTCCGCGCACGGCCCGATCCTGCCGCTCGAAGCCCCGCTTCTCGCCCTGACGCCGGTCAGTCCTTTCCGGCCTCGCCGCTGGCGCGGCGCCCTGTTGCCCAACAAAGTCACGGTGGAGATCGAGATTCTCGAGACGGACAAGCGGCCGGTCAATGCGGTGGCCGATCATGTCGAAGTGAAATCCATCGTCTCCGTGCGCATTGCCGAATCTGAGGAGATGACGGCACGGATCCTGTCGGACCCGGATTATTCCTGGTCGGATCGTATTCTCGCGGAGCAGTTCTCCAACTGA